One genomic segment of Panicum virgatum strain AP13 chromosome 2N, P.virgatum_v5, whole genome shotgun sequence includes these proteins:
- the LOC120662396 gene encoding (E)-beta-caryophyllene synthase-like: MDHLRYRIAHGYKHTHTNTSSVYHRAYVHILIYHFEFFLLRKHRYNVSSDVFVKFRDNQGNFTSNDVKCLLALYDAAHLRTCSEEILDNAMAFTKSHLQSMIKTLDPELAAEVEYTLETPSYRRVERVEARHYITWYEKKVTRNDTILEFAKLDYNILQPLYCEELKALTVWWKDLQSQAYARFARDRVVEMHFWMVGVVYEPHQSHARIMLVKWSKLLSLMDDFCDNYSTTEEYDIFVSSLERWDKQSAEKLPAYMKALFIFILNTISDIMEELKLQKNKHVEFVKGLFIDMAKHYGAERKWCDERYVPAKVKEHLQISVGNSACMHIVNITFILMGDITTRVAIEWALSYPEMIRAVCIVGRISNDIMSHEREQVSKYVASTVQTCMEYGITVEEANEKLRELIDEAWMEIVQGCLDKTQPMELLEKAVNVARVMDNMYKCDDAYTYPYSVKDTITSMYVNSV; encoded by the exons ATGGACCACCTAAGGTATAGAATAGCACATGGGtataaacacacacacacaaacacttCATCTGTATACCACCGTGCGTATGTTCACATactcatttatcactttgagtTCTTTTTGCTCAGAAAGCATCGGTACAATGTCTCTTCTG ATGTGTTTGTGAAGTTTAGAGATAACCAAGGAAACTTTACAAGTAATGATGTCAAATGTCTGTTGGCGCTGTATGACGCTGCACATCTCAGAACTTGCAGTGAAGAGATTCTTGACAATGCCATGGCTTTCACCAAGAGCCACCTTCAGTCTATGATTAAAACTTTAGACCCAGAGCTGGCAGCAGAGGTGGAATACACATTGGAAACACCCAGTTACAGGAGGGTCGAAAGAGTGGAAGCAAGACACTATATAACTTGGTATGAGAAAAAGGTTACACGAAATGACACCATACTGGAATTTGCAAAGCTGGACTATAACATTCTGCAACCTCTGTATTGTGAGGAGTTGAAAGCTCTTACAGT ATGGTGGAAAGATCTCCAGTCACAAGCGTATGCGAGATTTGCTCGGGATAGAGTGGTGGAGATGCATTTTTGGATGGTTGGAGTTGTTTATGAGCCTCACCAATCGCATGCCCGGATAATGTTGGTAAAATGGTCTAAACTTTTATCGTTGATGGACGACTTTTGTGACAACTATAGCACAACTGAAGAATATGATATATTCGTTTCTTCTCTGGAAAG GTGGGATAAACAATCCGCTGAGAAATTGCCTGCATACATGAAGGCATTATTCATCTTCATACTCAACACTATAAGTGATATCATGGAAGAGTTAAAACTTCAGAAGAACAAGCATGTTGAATTTGTAAAGGGACTG TTTATTGACATGGCCAAACATTACGGTGCTGAAAGAAAATGGTGCGATGAGCGCTATGTACCAGCAAAAGTTAAAGAGCACCTACAAATTTCAGTGGGCAACAGTGCTTGTATGCATATAGTGAACATAACTTTCATTTTAATGGGAGACATAACTACCAGGGTGGCCATTGAATGGGCTCTCTCCTATCCAGAAATGATAAGAGCTGTTTGTATCGTTGGGCGCATTAGCAATGACATCATGTCACATGAG CGAGAACAAGTGTCAAAGTATGTGGCATCCACGGTGCAAACTTGCATGGAGTACGGGATCACGGTAGAGGAGGCCAATGAAAAGCTTCGAGAACTAATTGATGAAGCATGGATGGAAATTGTTCAGGGATGCCTAGACAAGACTCAACCCATGGAGCTTTTGGAGAAGGCAGTCAACGTTGCACGAGTAATGGATAACATGTACAAGTGTGATGATGCGTATACCTACCCATACAGTGTCAAAGACACCATAACTTCAATGTACGTGAACTCCGTGTGA